In Plasmodium yoelii strain 17X genome assembly, chromosome: 6, one DNA window encodes the following:
- a CDS encoding erythrocyte membrane protein, which produces MEGEFTGINGIGNEDGNENENVNGNENGNISEDDDNVVSLASCKFELNKTCNFSKNLNTKNDVEDNTLEIINKYQTVAQHESENRLEKNYGNYENYENDNNGDNTLVRSHENEYTNSSHLNNETPNLESSNLKNNAYIENSYSGTDNNHSNNNHNNNNNDNHNNNSNNYAANLKNDENNKPPVINANNNEYQSAHTYIPSINGDQKERITNNRDIIENSDTVLEPQNESSNNLNEDNVTCFNQRGITENSNIENEASNNEVYTNEPPYLRGEDEENGINSEINGEEGEDSMLDVNNVNNVLTINNIINDRNSRSLASNSEEMNYYALTIRDNIINNNMNDNLNENEVHELRFYQRCFIGKILGYEIKPNLEEYNMNKIIRAFLFLFILIGLFSIEFSLLYNNLLKINVDDAELLLIDSNYNDMFTRSFLFQFNKKKIKNLLLTDDIIKTEINKGNYKLYNDIHRVLNKLYNNKKNNNSNNNNDDNSSSINSGKKTENMYKDAIRMYEKIKQKDVFIYTIKEFKFKMCKDVLKRVNSSSGKNYLFIFMPTQNHLKITRIFIFLTIFFLCLRVGLISSRILYEFVLFFFYRSFRLSLNSKKGYLYKYLWSLCTVLFLEIILSEDCILWWISDIDPIFSYHFQYFIWFCSIIYILAYVGSKMLKKLGHIRSNNSDNSSNNNIVNINNNNNKYTYFGYILEYISKFLFGMNVIFSIFFILINLGKPTTITIIITSAVLFMDILNDSYLEQISLTDFHNFTQNMQPKKKIYIIENKKKKQKKISLIRVNEHTYRESTMHDILEYEEKNKSKKYLGNTQSNINNNGGNENDGKLGYNKKKNIFNLKNIFNKRYLDGKWVYGRLSGGDSKCGEKSVTKRDEDNDAILNQINGEDASIVSSFEYCEICDERPKNIVLYPCMHGGFCELCIRSLVYNTTKLKYSLPCCPLCRKHIYDVYKISNEDKYKRVESVNILTIKSKK; this is translated from the coding sequence ATGGAAGGGGAATTCACAGGCATTAATGGAATAGGAAATGAGGATGGGAacgaaaatgaaaatgtaaATGGAAATGAGAATGGAAATATAAGTgaagatgatgataatgTAGTATCGCTAGCTAGTTGTAAATTCGAACTAAATAAGACATGTAATTTTtccaaaaatttaaatacaaaaaatgatgTAGAAGATAATACTCttgaaattataaataaatatcaaaCAGTGGCTCAGCATGAATCTGAAAATAGACTTGAGAAAAATTATggaaattatgaaaattatgaaaatgataataatggaGATAATACTTTAGTTAGATCCCatgaaaatgaatatactAATTCTAGCCATCTAAACAATGAAACCCCTAATTTAGAAAGCtcgaatttaaaaaataatgccTATATAGAAAATTCATATAGTGGAACTGATAATAATCATAGCAACAATAatcacaataataataacaacgataatcacaataataatagcaataatTATGCggcaaatttaaaaaatgacgaaaataATAAGCCACCAGTAATCAatgcaaataataatgagTATCAATCTGCTCACACTTACATTCCTTCTATAAATGGTGATCAAAAAGAAAGAATAACAAATAATCGAGATATAATTGAAAATTCAGATACCGTATTAGAACCACAAAATGAGTCttcaaataatttgaatGAAGATAATGTAACATGTTTTAATCAAAGAGGAATTACTGAAAATAGCAACATCGAAAATGAAGCATCAAACAATGAAGTGTATACAAATGAACCTCCTTATTTAAGAGGTGAGgatgaagaaaatggaaTAAATAGCGAAATAAATGGAGAAGAAGGAGAAGATAGTATGCTCGATGTGAACAATGTAAATAATGTACtaacaataaataatataataaatgatagAAATTCAAGAAGTTTAGCTTCGAATAGTGAAGAAATGAATTATTATGCATTAACAATAAgagataatataataaataacaatatgaatgataatttaaatgaaaatgaagtACATGAATTAAGATTTTATCAAAGATGTTTTATTGGGAAAATTTTAGGGTATGAAATAAAACCCAATTTAGAAGAatataatatgaacaaaattattagagcatttttatttttatttatattaataggATTATTTAGTATTGAATTTTCTttgttatataataatttattaaaaataaatgttgaTGATGCTGAGTTATTATTAATTGattcaaattataatgatatgTTTACTAGATCATTCTTATttcaatttaataaaaaaaaaataaaaaatttgttaCTAACTGATGATATTATAAAAactgaaataaataaaggaaattataaattatataatgacATACATAGAGTAttgaataaattatataataataaaaaaaataataatagtaataataataatgatgataatagtAGTAGTATAAATAGTGGGAAAAAAACAGAGAATATGTATAAGGATGCAATAAGAAtgtatgaaaaaataaaacagaaagatgtttttatatacacaatAAAAGAATTCAAATTTAAAATGTGTAAAGATGTATTAAAAAGGGTTAACAGTAGTAGTggcaaaaattatttatttatattcatgcCGACAcaaaatcatttaaaaattacaaggatttttattttcctaaCCATATTTTTTCTCTGTTTACGTGTTGGGCTTATATCATCAAGGATATTATATGagtttgttttatttttcttttatcgATCATTCCGATTATCATTAAATAGCAAAAAAGGATatctatataaatatttgtggTCATTATGCACAGTACTATTTTTGGAAATTATTTTATCTGAAGATTGTATTTTATGGTGGATAAGTGATATTGATCCGATATTTAGTTatcattttcaatattttatatggtTTTGttctataatatatattttggcATATGTTGGAagtaaaatgttaaaaaaattgggTCATATTAGAAGCAACAATTCTGATAATtctagtaataataatattgtcaatataaataataataataataaatacacTTATTTTGGTTATATTTTAGAATATATTAgcaaatttttatttggaatgaatgtaatattttctattttttttattttaataaatcttGGAAAACCAACAACTATtactataataataactagTGCAGTTTTATTTATGGACATTTTGAATGATTCATATTTAGAACAAATTAGTTTAACagattttcataattttacacaaaatatgcaaccaaaaaaaaaaatatatattatagaaaataaaaaaaaaaaacaaaaaaaaatttcattAATTAGAGTAAATGAGCATACATATAGAGAATCCACTATGCATGATATTTTAGaatatgaagaaaaaaataaatcaaaaaaatatttgggAAACACTCAaagtaatataaataataatggagGGAATGAAAATGATGGCAAATTGGgttacaataaaaaaaaaaatatatttaatttaaaaaatatttttaataaaagatATTTGGATGGAAAATGGGTATATGGAAGATTATCAGGAGGGGATAGTAAATGTGGAGAAAAAAGTGTCACAAAACGTGATGAAGATAATGATGCAATTTTAAATCAAATTAATGGGGAAGATGCTTCGATAGTTTCTTCATTTGAATATTGTGAAATATGTGATGAGCGtccaaaaaatattgttttatatcCATGTATGCATGGTGGATTTTGTGAATTATGTATAAGATCATTGGTATATAACACTACTAAGTTAAAATATTCTTTACCTTGTTGTCCTTTATGTAGAAAACATATTTATGATGTCTACAAAATATCGAATgaagataaatataaacGTGTTGAAAGTGTTAACATATTAACCATCAAGAGTAAGAAATGA